Proteins encoded in a region of the Apilactobacillus apisilvae genome:
- a CDS encoding APC family permease, translating to MPDTKKKLSFFSIVLLGINAIIGSGIFLLPSAGMKIFGPASILVLIFDAFLAFMIGLCFAECSGLFDESGGAYIYAKRAFGNFVGYEVGIAAWAVRIIAEATMYVAFATALGGFFPILNSSLAKNMIVTIMAVGLMILNLAGIEAASALSNIITVGKLLPIFLIIIIGLFFIHPGNFQPFFVPSLTHTFNFSNATLTMFYIFTGVEGLVVTAGEMSNAKKNLPRAIMVVLSVVTIVYILIMTVCIGVLGHKLTQTSVPLQAALTAMIGKVGSYIVVAGSVLSIGGICIASSFITPRSTEALADNGILPKAFSTKNRKNAPYISIIVNAVLILVLAYSGTFTYLAQISAISRFAQFIPTIIAVMVFRKTMKKQPRSFKLPLGYTIPIIALAISLWLIFNTQVNLLIFGFGALVIALPFYFLTRVYREK from the coding sequence ATGCCAGATACAAAAAAGAAATTAAGCTTCTTTAGTATTGTGCTTTTAGGTATAAATGCAATCATTGGTTCTGGAATCTTTTTGTTACCATCAGCTGGAATGAAGATCTTTGGTCCCGCTAGTATTTTAGTATTAATTTTTGATGCGTTTTTAGCATTTATGATTGGCCTTTGCTTTGCAGAATGTTCCGGATTATTCGATGAATCCGGTGGTGCTTACATTTATGCAAAACGCGCCTTTGGTAATTTTGTTGGATATGAAGTGGGAATTGCTGCATGGGCTGTTAGAATTATTGCCGAAGCAACTATGTATGTAGCATTTGCAACTGCTTTAGGTGGTTTTTTCCCTATTTTAAACTCATCATTAGCTAAAAACATGATAGTAACAATCATGGCAGTTGGGCTAATGATCTTAAACCTAGCTGGAATTGAAGCAGCTTCTGCTTTAAGTAATATTATTACTGTGGGAAAATTATTACCGATATTTTTGATAATTATAATTGGTTTATTCTTTATTCATCCCGGTAATTTCCAACCATTTTTTGTTCCGTCTCTAACCCATACTTTTAATTTTTCCAATGCTACATTAACGATGTTTTACATTTTTACTGGAGTTGAAGGATTAGTGGTTACAGCTGGTGAGATGAGCAATGCCAAAAAGAATTTACCCCGTGCAATTATGGTCGTATTATCAGTTGTAACAATTGTTTATATTCTAATTATGACGGTCTGTATTGGTGTTTTAGGTCATAAATTAACGCAAACTTCAGTCCCATTACAAGCAGCTTTAACTGCCATGATTGGTAAAGTTGGTAGTTACATCGTCGTAGCTGGATCGGTATTATCAATTGGTGGGATTTGCATTGCATCATCATTTATTACACCACGTTCAACTGAAGCTCTGGCTGATAATGGTATTTTACCAAAAGCTTTTAGTACTAAAAATAGGAAAAACGCTCCATATATTTCTATTATTGTTAACGCTGTATTGATTTTAGTTTTAGCGTACTCTGGAACATTTACTTACTTGGCACAAATTAGTGCAATTTCTCGTTTTGCACAATTTATTCCAACCATCATTGCAGTAATGGTATTTAGAAAAACCATGAAGAAACAACCCAGATCATTTAAACTACCTCTAGGTTATACGATTCCAATTATTGCATTGGCAATATCGTTATGGTTAATCTTTAATACTCAAGTTAATTTATTAATTTTTGGTTTTGGTGCATTAGTTATTGCATTA
- a CDS encoding gamma-glutamyl-gamma-aminobutyrate hydrolase family protein has protein sequence MRIGVTADIILSQNQTFRQREGHFAQRTLMSCLLANNITPIVFPVAKPEMAADLLETVDGVILTGGPDVLPKYYGEEPIKEIGATYEPRDEFELALVKKAVQMHKPILAICRGLQIVNVALGGNLYQDIDTQFKPKDGMHMLQHSQRAIGYAPIHHINIDKNSALANTFGSRAFVNSFHHEAAKDPAPGLNIVARSDDGMIEGLENEYKTIQCVQWHPENMWDEYEEENQLFVDFFNRIHTNLGSDN, from the coding sequence ATGAGAATTGGCGTTACCGCAGACATTATTTTAAGCCAAAACCAAACTTTCAGACAACGTGAAGGCCACTTTGCCCAAAGAACTCTGATGAGTTGCCTTTTGGCTAATAACATTACTCCAATTGTTTTTCCAGTTGCTAAGCCAGAAATGGCAGCTGATTTATTAGAAACAGTTGATGGAGTTATTTTAACTGGTGGTCCAGACGTTTTACCAAAATATTATGGTGAAGAACCAATCAAAGAAATCGGTGCTACATATGAACCACGTGATGAATTTGAATTAGCCTTGGTCAAAAAAGCTGTCCAAATGCATAAACCAATTTTAGCAATTTGCCGTGGACTACAAATTGTGAATGTCGCTTTAGGCGGAAATTTATATCAAGATATCGATACCCAATTTAAACCTAAAGATGGCATGCATATGCTACAACATTCGCAAAGAGCAATTGGTTATGCCCCTATTCACCATATTAACATTGATAAAAATTCAGCATTAGCAAATACCTTTGGTAGTCGAGCTTTTGTTAATTCATTTCATCACGAGGCAGCAAAAGACCCGGCTCCTGGATTAAATATTGTTGCTCGTTCCGATGACGGAATGATTGAAGGATTGGAAAATGAATATAAAACCATCCAATGTGTTCAATGGCATCCTGAGAATATGTGGGACGAATACGAAGAAGAAAATCAACTATTTGTTGACTTCTTTAATCGTATCCATACAAATTTAGGAAGTGATAATTAA
- a CDS encoding polyprenyl synthetase family protein — translation MDLRLWKQRPELEKRLKAIEQIMKQQVQIDDDDFKKSINDLINGSGKMLRAAFLMLFTEFGTKKDEDNYFEKVAASVELIHLASLVHDDVIDKSDLRRGVKSLNYNFGERTSIYLGDYLFVKYFNLVLDTLPGKAEIKYNITGIEGIVNGELRQNETKFDLNRSEQQYLAAVQGKTAELFKIAAGNGAIIAEADEQTIKFSEQIGSEFGIAFQLRDDLIDFEDNKEDAGKPILNDILDGIYTLPVIYAMQTNYKDELTSILNKKDQLKRADLIRVKAIVKESGSLDKTHAKMDAYNQSIENMIEQLPNNNARKVLAKLVTKLFN, via the coding sequence ATGGATCTTCGATTATGGAAACAAAGACCTGAGTTAGAAAAAAGGTTGAAAGCAATAGAACAAATTATGAAACAGCAAGTTCAAATTGACGATGATGATTTTAAAAAGAGTATCAATGATCTAATTAACGGTAGCGGTAAAATGCTGCGTGCTGCTTTCTTAATGTTATTTACTGAATTTGGCACTAAAAAGGATGAGGACAATTATTTCGAAAAAGTTGCTGCTTCAGTAGAATTAATCCACCTAGCGTCTTTAGTTCATGATGATGTTATTGACAAATCAGATTTACGACGTGGGGTTAAAAGTTTAAATTATAATTTTGGCGAACGGACATCGATTTACCTAGGTGATTATTTATTCGTTAAGTATTTTAATTTAGTATTAGATACATTGCCTGGTAAAGCTGAAATAAAATACAACATTACAGGTATTGAAGGAATAGTTAATGGTGAATTACGCCAAAATGAAACTAAATTTGATTTAAATCGAAGTGAACAACAATATTTAGCAGCTGTTCAAGGTAAAACAGCTGAATTATTCAAAATTGCTGCCGGTAATGGTGCCATCATTGCTGAAGCTGATGAACAAACAATCAAATTTTCCGAACAAATTGGTTCAGAATTTGGAATTGCATTTCAACTTCGAGATGATTTAATTGATTTTGAAGACAATAAAGAAGATGCTGGTAAGCCAATTTTGAATGATATTTTAGATGGTATTTATACATTACCAGTTATTTATGCAATGCAAACTAATTATAAAGATGAACTAACTTCGATTCTAAACAAAAAAGACCAGCTCAAGCGAGCTGATCTAATTCGAGTTAAAGCAATTGTAAAAGAAAGTGGATCATTAGATAAAACGCATGCCAAGATGGATGCTTACAATCAATCAATTGAAAATATGATTGAACAACTACCAAATAATAATGCTAGAAAAGTATTAGCTAAATTGGTAACAAAACTGTTTAATTAA
- the cydC gene encoding thiol reductant ABC exporter subunit CydC, with protein MRNFFNKDTWIKPYLKKDKKLLFTAFSLGILTIICSIGLMFVAGYLISRSATRPYNILIVYVPVILAQAFGTGRPVFQYLEQLTSHNWVLRVVSSLRQRLYVTLEKGADFVGERFKLGNLLGVLSDDLEHLEDLYLKTIFPIITSYITGTLLIILLGIISWPYAIFMFICFAIILLVVPVISVIIFGKAKKYEKDLVADNYQNLTDATLGVTDWMISGRKNDFVNEGTKNDDKLAQSRNKVDHFEWNRDLFLRGMIGIIILGSIIWGNIYLNDSQSMSNYIAAFVLGVFPLLDTFIPVSQAMENWPIYKESVSRLNNLSNQLDTEEKETKAEFDENKINRISMNNVSFKYDDDNSEILQNVSINLKKGQKLAIIGPSGVGKTTLLQLLIGSINPNKGEIKINNTKVSDLQNNRSDIFSVLDQQPFLFDTTIINNVMIGNEQASFEQAKKALSDVELSDYIESLPNQYDTDIDESGIKLSGGQRQRLAIARILLQNNPIVLLDEPTVGLDPITENNLIKTLNKVLKDKTIIWVTHHLQGLSKMDEVIFLQKGTIQMDGSPAELYKNNEKYRKLYQMDQGIEN; from the coding sequence ATGCGTAATTTTTTTAATAAAGATACATGGATTAAACCATATTTAAAAAAAGACAAAAAATTATTGTTCACAGCTTTTAGTTTAGGAATTTTAACAATTATCTGTTCAATAGGATTGATGTTTGTTGCTGGATATTTAATCAGTCGTTCAGCGACAAGGCCTTATAACATTTTAATTGTTTATGTTCCTGTTATTTTGGCACAAGCATTTGGCACTGGAAGACCAGTCTTCCAGTATCTTGAACAATTAACCTCACATAATTGGGTATTAAGAGTTGTATCTTCTTTGCGTCAAAGATTATATGTAACTTTGGAAAAAGGTGCCGATTTTGTCGGTGAACGTTTTAAATTAGGTAATTTACTAGGAGTATTATCCGATGATTTAGAGCATTTGGAAGATTTATATCTTAAAACCATTTTTCCGATAATTACTTCTTATATTACTGGAACCTTACTAATTATTTTGTTGGGAATTATTAGTTGGCCCTATGCCATCTTTATGTTTATCTGCTTTGCAATCATCTTATTAGTAGTTCCTGTTATCTCAGTTATTATTTTTGGTAAAGCTAAAAAATATGAAAAAGATTTGGTTGCTGATAACTATCAAAATTTAACCGATGCAACCCTTGGTGTCACCGACTGGATGATATCTGGACGTAAAAATGACTTTGTTAATGAAGGTACTAAAAATGATGATAAGTTAGCTCAATCAAGAAATAAGGTGGATCATTTTGAATGGAATCGTGACTTATTTTTACGTGGAATGATCGGTATTATTATTTTAGGTTCTATCATTTGGGGAAATATCTACTTAAATGATAGCCAGTCAATGTCCAATTATATTGCAGCATTTGTATTAGGCGTTTTCCCACTTTTAGATACATTTATCCCCGTGTCTCAAGCAATGGAAAATTGGCCAATATATAAAGAATCAGTAAGTCGCTTGAATAATCTTTCCAATCAATTAGATACTGAAGAAAAAGAAACTAAAGCCGAATTTGATGAAAATAAAATTAATCGTATTAGTATGAACAATGTTTCATTTAAATATGATGACGACAATTCTGAAATTCTACAAAACGTTTCTATTAATCTTAAAAAAGGCCAAAAATTAGCCATAATTGGTCCTAGTGGTGTTGGAAAAACAACTTTACTTCAATTATTAATCGGTAGCATTAACCCCAACAAAGGAGAAATCAAGATTAATAATACTAAAGTTAGCGACTTGCAAAATAATCGATCAGATATTTTTAGCGTTCTGGACCAACAACCATTCTTGTTCGATACAACAATCATTAATAATGTCATGATTGGAAATGAACAAGCTAGTTTTGAGCAAGCCAAAAAAGCTTTATCTGATGTTGAATTATCAGATTACATTGAAAGTCTACCTAATCAATATGACACTGATATTGATGAAAGTGGAATCAAATTATCTGGTGGACAAAGACAACGCTTGGCAATTGCTAGAATTTTGCTACAAAACAATCCGATTGTATTGTTGGACGAACCAACCGTTGGTTTAGATCCCATTACAGAAAATAATTTAATAAAAACTTTAAATAAAGTATTAAAAGATAAAACCATTATTTGGGTAACTCATCATTTGCAAGGACTATCAAAAATGGATGAAGTTATTTTCTTACAAAAAGGAACCATCCAAATGGATGGCTCCCCAGCTGAGTTATATAAAAATAATGAAAAATACCGAAAACTTTATCAAATGGATCAAGGAATTGAAAATTAA
- the cydD gene encoding thiol reductant ABC exporter subunit CydD, with protein MFNKKLMTIPGIKKLIIKISILAVIQALAIIAEAWFLSSALVNAWMLKKVTASIYPMLFFFIAFIIRYLITRIENQINDNFADQASSDFKKELLQKTFELGPQSIAKLGSGQLITLSLEGIDKIKNYLNIIILKTLNLAIIPWIILVAVFFVNALSGLVLLLVFPIIIYFMIILGIAARKKSDQQYVNFSKMSNNFINTLRGLKTLKLFGLSKIYGKNIFRVSENYRKSTMEVLKIALLSTFTLDFMTTISIAIVAVILGVRLINGSVLLFPALFALITAPDYFLPLRDYGNDYHATLDGKNALDHLNEILETPSPKAKKELNKFNHWQTTSTFSAEKLSFNYDEKDNKGVNDIAFKFTGNLKVGIVGQSGSGKSTMLNLLGGWLQPDENSIFKINGEKTDSLAQFNWQKHLSYIPQNPYLFSGSIAENIAFYRPDASPEDIKNAAQSAGLESFIESLKDGIDTVIGRGGRGVSGGQAQRIALARVLLDDQREIILLDEPTAHLDIETEYELKQTMLPIFNNHLIIFATHRLHWMNEMDYTLVMENGKLVEQGNPKELLQKDGKYKQLVNEIRGEHNNA; from the coding sequence ATGTTCAATAAAAAACTAATGACAATTCCCGGTATCAAAAAACTAATTATTAAAATTAGCATATTAGCAGTCATTCAGGCATTAGCAATTATTGCCGAAGCATGGTTTTTATCCAGCGCTTTGGTTAATGCATGGATGCTTAAAAAAGTAACAGCATCGATTTATCCAATGCTGTTCTTTTTTATTGCTTTCATAATTAGATATTTGATTACTAGAATTGAAAATCAAATTAACGATAATTTTGCCGATCAAGCTAGTAGTGATTTCAAAAAAGAATTGCTACAAAAGACTTTCGAATTAGGTCCACAATCAATTGCTAAATTAGGTTCTGGACAATTAATCACTCTTTCACTTGAAGGTATCGACAAAATAAAAAATTATTTAAACATAATTATCCTAAAAACATTAAACTTAGCAATTATCCCATGGATTATTTTAGTTGCTGTCTTTTTTGTAAATGCATTGTCTGGATTAGTATTGTTATTAGTATTTCCAATTATCATTTACTTTATGATTATTTTGGGAATTGCTGCCCGTAAAAAATCAGACCAACAATATGTTAACTTTTCTAAAATGTCTAATAATTTTATAAATACGTTACGGGGATTAAAAACCTTAAAATTATTTGGTTTGAGTAAAATTTATGGTAAAAATATTTTTAGAGTTTCAGAAAATTATCGTAAATCAACCATGGAAGTTCTGAAAATAGCTTTATTATCAACTTTTACATTAGATTTTATGACAACTATCTCAATCGCAATTGTTGCCGTTATTTTAGGGGTTCGTTTAATTAATGGTTCAGTATTGTTGTTCCCGGCATTATTTGCATTAATCACAGCACCCGATTACTTCTTACCACTAAGAGATTACGGAAATGATTATCATGCAACTTTAGATGGTAAAAATGCCTTAGATCATTTAAATGAAATCTTAGAAACTCCATCACCTAAAGCTAAAAAAGAATTAAATAAATTTAATCATTGGCAAACAACATCAACATTCAGCGCCGAAAAGTTATCATTTAATTATGATGAAAAAGACAACAAAGGTGTTAATGATATTGCATTTAAGTTTACTGGTAATTTAAAAGTTGGAATTGTTGGGCAATCTGGATCAGGTAAATCAACTATGCTAAATTTACTTGGTGGTTGGTTACAACCTGATGAAAATAGTATTTTCAAAATTAATGGTGAAAAAACTGATAGTTTGGCTCAATTCAATTGGCAAAAGCACCTTAGTTATATTCCACAAAATCCATACCTATTTTCAGGGTCAATTGCGGAAAATATTGCTTTTTATAGACCAGATGCTAGTCCAGAAGATATTAAAAATGCAGCTCAAAGTGCTGGACTAGAAAGCTTTATCGAGTCATTAAAAGATGGAATTGATACTGTTATTGGTCGCGGTGGTCGTGGCGTTTCTGGTGGACAAGCCCAAAGAATTGCTTTAGCACGTGTATTATTAGACGATCAACGTGAAATCATATTACTTGATGAACCCACTGCTCATTTAGATATCGAAACCGAATATGAATTAAAACAAACTATGTTACCAATTTTTAATAATCACTTAATTATTTTTGCTACACATCGTCTACATTGGATGAATGAAATGGATTACACTTTAGTGATGGAAAATGGTAAATTAGTTGAACAAGGTAATCCAAAAGAATTACTTCAAAAAGATGGTAAATATAAACAATTAGTTAATGAAATTCGAGGTGAACATAATAATGCGTAA
- the cydB gene encoding cytochrome d ubiquinol oxidase subunit II, which translates to MSFLQFLWYAVICLLFIMFLVLDGADFGAGMASKLLAFRPAESNMIVRSISPHWDGNEVFLIAAGGSMFATMPFWYASLFSGFYILLFLVLVSLIFRGVAFEFNNVAETPKGKNAWMWVTAISSTTAPFLLGMLFTAMIQPVPMDSHGNVFVSLFNVVNPLSVLGGLAVTALCLFQGLHFFTLHANGIMRYRASSLAANLYWAAYPVEVLFAIALFFQTDFFKDHLFSTLILLVLIVFTTAWGHLSTGMRKEVQAYIANSLTIAFVVILVFVGLFPHVLIAQNPVNSLLIKNVSSSPFTLTVVTIVLCILLPILTTYFIWSYVIQWKRHDLSEFENTDKGAY; encoded by the coding sequence ATGAGTTTCTTACAATTTTTATGGTATGCAGTAATTTGTTTACTGTTCATCATGTTTTTAGTCCTAGATGGAGCTGATTTTGGTGCTGGAATGGCATCTAAATTGCTTGCATTTCGTCCTGCTGAAAGTAATATGATTGTTCGTTCAATTAGTCCTCACTGGGATGGTAACGAAGTTTTCTTAATTGCTGCTGGTGGTTCTATGTTTGCAACGATGCCATTTTGGTATGCTAGTCTATTTTCTGGCTTTTATATATTATTATTTTTAGTACTAGTATCATTAATCTTTAGAGGGGTAGCATTCGAATTTAATAATGTTGCTGAAACCCCTAAGGGTAAAAATGCTTGGATGTGGGTTACCGCAATTAGTAGTACTACTGCACCATTCTTACTTGGAATGTTATTTACTGCTATGATTCAACCAGTACCAATGGATAGTCATGGAAATGTCTTCGTTAGTTTATTTAACGTTGTTAACCCACTTTCAGTATTAGGTGGACTTGCAGTTACTGCATTGTGTTTATTCCAAGGACTTCATTTCTTTACATTACATGCAAATGGAATCATGAGATATCGTGCTTCTAGTTTAGCTGCTAACCTCTATTGGGCTGCTTATCCAGTTGAAGTATTATTCGCAATTGCATTGTTCTTCCAAACTGATTTCTTTAAAGATCATTTATTTAGTACTTTAATCTTATTAGTACTAATTGTATTTACAACTGCTTGGGGACACTTATCAACTGGAATGCGTAAAGAAGTTCAAGCTTACATTGCCAACTCTCTAACCATTGCATTTGTTGTAATATTAGTATTTGTCGGATTATTCCCTCATGTACTAATTGCACAAAACCCAGTTAACTCATTATTAATTAAAAACGTTTCTTCTTCTCCATTTACTCTAACCGTAGTTACAATCGTTCTATGTATCTTACTACCAATTTTAACTACTTACTTCATTTGGAGTTATGTAATTCAATGGAAACGTCATGATTTATCAGAATTCGAAAACACCGATAAAGGTGCCTATTAG
- a CDS encoding cytochrome ubiquinol oxidase subunit I, producing the protein MFDFALNVLPFARFQFAMTTIFHYFFIPMSIGIGLSVCIMETMYAITKNKIYQTMTKFWGRIFLIAFAVGVVTGIIQEFQFGMNWSQYARFMGDIFGAPLAIEALLAFFLESTFLGVWMFTWDKFKPAWHALMIWLVFLASTASAFWILTANSFMQHPVGYKLASSGHVEMTSFKALLTNEQLWYEFPHVISSCIVTGSFVVAGTSAWMIFRKQSVAFFRKSMRLGLVLGIVGCLGAVTSGDLQSGYLIKDQPMKFAASEGIYNHTENPAPWSVFQLTNTKSHKEYGKIEIPYMLSFLSYHKFSGSVAGMDEANRALHKQYDGKFGKDMDYSLNVNVLFFAFRLMAAGFGGLTFIALLGLWFSRRKKNSIVKQKWLTFILFLATFAPFVINTGGWLFTELGRNPWVVYGLLPIKDAVSPSTSTTSVIFTIVVYFLLFVTLASCMVFYAKKSLYKGPESIDKTIDYDNDDPFSKEAFNK; encoded by the coding sequence ATGTTTGATTTTGCATTAAACGTTCTACCGTTTGCTCGTTTTCAATTTGCAATGACAACCATTTTCCATTATTTCTTTATTCCAATGTCAATTGGAATTGGTTTGTCTGTTTGTATTATGGAAACAATGTATGCAATCACTAAGAACAAAATTTATCAAACTATGACAAAGTTTTGGGGAAGAATTTTCTTAATTGCTTTCGCCGTAGGTGTGGTTACTGGTATTATTCAAGAATTTCAATTTGGAATGAATTGGTCACAATACGCAAGATTCATGGGAGATATTTTTGGTGCTCCACTTGCAATCGAAGCATTACTAGCATTCTTCTTGGAATCTACGTTTTTAGGAGTTTGGATGTTCACTTGGGATAAATTCAAACCCGCTTGGCATGCTTTAATGATTTGGTTAGTATTTTTAGCTTCCACAGCTTCTGCTTTCTGGATTTTAACTGCTAACTCATTCATGCAACATCCTGTTGGTTACAAGTTAGCTTCCTCTGGTCACGTTGAAATGACTAGTTTTAAAGCCCTACTTACTAACGAACAATTATGGTATGAATTTCCTCACGTTATCTCAAGTTGTATTGTTACTGGTTCATTTGTGGTTGCTGGTACTTCTGCTTGGATGATTTTCCGTAAGCAATCGGTTGCTTTCTTCAGAAAATCAATGCGTCTAGGATTAGTGTTAGGAATTGTTGGTTGTCTGGGTGCAGTTACATCTGGTGACTTGCAATCAGGTTACTTAATTAAAGATCAACCCATGAAGTTTGCTGCTTCTGAAGGTATTTATAATCATACTGAAAATCCAGCCCCTTGGTCAGTGTTCCAACTAACTAACACTAAATCACATAAAGAATATGGAAAAATTGAAATTCCATATATGTTAAGTTTCCTTTCTTATCACAAATTTAGTGGTTCTGTTGCTGGGATGGATGAAGCCAACCGAGCTCTTCACAAGCAATATGATGGTAAATTTGGAAAAGATATGGACTATTCACTTAATGTTAACGTTCTATTCTTTGCATTTAGATTAATGGCTGCTGGTTTTGGTGGTTTAACCTTTATTGCATTGTTAGGTCTATGGTTCTCAAGAAGAAAGAAAAATTCAATTGTTAAACAAAAATGGCTAACATTTATTTTATTCTTAGCTACATTCGCGCCATTTGTTATTAATACTGGTGGTTGGTTATTTACTGAACTTGGTCGTAATCCATGGGTTGTTTATGGACTACTACCAATCAAAGATGCCGTTTCACCAAGTACAAGTACCACTTCAGTAATCTTTACTATTGTTGTATACTTCTTATTATTCGTAACACTTGCTAGTTGCATGGTCTTCTATGCTAAGAAATCACTATACAAAGGTCCTGAAAGTATCGATAAAACTATCGATTACGATAATGATGATCCATTTTCTAAGGAGGCCTTTAACAAATGA
- a CDS encoding NAD(P)/FAD-dependent oxidoreductase — protein sequence MKEVLVLGGGFAGLRACRLLAKSKLDINITLVNNNDYHYDATALHTVSAGTSKPEEIMMKISNCISSKVNFIEDTVNNIDHDNKTVSLENNGRIKFDYLFNALGFESETFGTPGADKYGLQIWNMKSSIQNINKVNDNLKEYRKSKDKSYLSFAVIGGGFTGIELLGELAYMLPTWAKECDCDVNDFTITCIAPNCIPMFDEKLVHFALDYLHDKGVDFILGNDAKAKEITADGVYYGEDNKFVPAKTTFWTTGVKGNTVIKEAGYDQKRNRVVVNDTMALDAYPDEYLIGDVSAVMDKDTNRPYPTTGQISIQEASIAVENLKARLNNSKKVPFSYKSLGTVCSLGPTMGIAELPMGKKTIKIKGHSVSLLKHLVRMNTAFEIAGVKAAIQN from the coding sequence ATGAAAGAAGTCCTTGTATTAGGTGGAGGATTTGCTGGTCTTCGTGCCTGCAGATTACTTGCCAAAAGCAAGTTAGATATTAACATTACCTTGGTTAATAATAATGATTATCATTATGACGCAACAGCTCTACATACTGTTTCTGCTGGTACTAGCAAACCAGAAGAAATCATGATGAAAATTAGTAACTGTATCAGTTCCAAAGTTAACTTTATAGAAGATACAGTCAATAATATTGACCACGATAATAAAACCGTGTCCTTAGAAAATAACGGTAGAATTAAATTTGATTACCTATTTAATGCATTAGGTTTTGAATCTGAAACTTTTGGTACACCTGGTGCTGATAAATACGGTCTACAAATTTGGAATATGAAAAGCAGTATCCAAAATATCAATAAAGTAAATGACAACCTAAAAGAATATCGTAAATCAAAAGATAAAAGCTATCTTTCATTTGCAGTAATTGGTGGTGGATTTACTGGAATTGAATTGCTGGGTGAACTTGCTTACATGTTACCAACATGGGCTAAGGAATGTGATTGTGATGTAAATGACTTTACAATCACTTGTATCGCTCCTAATTGCATTCCAATGTTTGATGAAAAACTAGTCCATTTTGCTTTGGATTACTTACATGATAAAGGTGTTGACTTTATTCTGGGTAACGATGCCAAAGCCAAAGAAATCACTGCTGATGGTGTTTATTATGGTGAGGATAATAAATTTGTTCCCGCTAAAACTACTTTCTGGACAACTGGAGTTAAAGGAAACACTGTCATTAAAGAAGCTGGTTATGATCAAAAACGTAACCGAGTAGTTGTTAATGACACAATGGCTTTAGATGCTTATCCTGATGAATATTTAATTGGAGATGTTTCAGCTGTTATGGATAAAGATACTAATCGTCCATACCCAACAACTGGACAAATTTCAATTCAAGAAGCTTCTATTGCTGTAGAAAATTTAAAAGCTCGTCTAAATAACAGCAAAAAAGTTCCATTTAGTTATAAGTCATTAGGAACCGTATGTTCCTTAGGTCCTACAATGGGAATTGCTGAATTACCTATGGGTAAGAAAACAATTAAGATTAAAGGACATTCAGTTTCATTACTAAAACATCTTGTTAGAATGAATACTGCGTTCGAAATTGCTGGAGTTAAGGCAGCAATTCAAAATTAA